DNA sequence from the Pichia kudriavzevii chromosome 4, complete sequence genome:
ATTATTATAcctctgtttttttttgtaaataaGTAAGGACGATTGAAAgcataaaaaaaagtagaaGGAAATGTAGGATATCAAACAAAGAGAGGAAAAGGGAACAGAGAGAAAGGGAGAGAGAGGGAAAACAGGTTAATAAATAAGGATATGAGTTTTTACTAATAAAACTTCATATTTCTAGGTTCTCATTAAGATTAAAAAAGCTATCTTGAACAACTGAGATTTGGTTTAAGCTCATCAAGTCAACGttcttttcattattcTCAGAAAACAACCCCATCGGCTGGCCTAATGGAGGTTGCGGAGGAGGTACTTGTTGGTGGGGAGGCGTGACTATTCCATGATACTGTTGATCTGGATTTTCGGGTATTTGAACATTTTTATGGTTTTTACTGTCAAGATTGTTCTttaaatcatcattgaGATTTGATAATAGCTTTTGGGTTCTACTGTGGtcatttaatttttttgagttagtctttgtatttttattttctgGCTTTGTTACACCTTCTCTATCGATGCCACCAATACAGATGTTTCTTTGTCTATGTCGTTTTAAGGCATCAATCCTAGGAAATTTCTTCCCACACGGACAAATATTTTGAGGGCCCGAATGTCCCTTTTTATGTCGTCCCAAATCATGATTTCTAACAAATCCCTTACCGCAAACATCACACACAAAGGGTCTATCAGAAAGATGTGTTTGAATATGCGCCCTAGTATTTGATATTCTCGTGAATTTCCTATTACAAAAACATTGAATGTCCTCCTCAAAGAACTTACATGTAAATTTACCTTCTTCATCGGGgccttcaaaatatttatcCAAAGTTCCTGCTTCTAAAGTTGATTTGATCGTCGGCTTTTTTCTTACTATCGGTCTCTTTGAGCATTTCAGCACATTTTGCTGTCTTAATAATTCTAATTTTGGTGATCCTGTTAAGTGAGTTGGTTGAGGCAACtgtgattttttctttgttggaGTCACTAGAGCATCGttggaaaaattgattttttttgaaggAGTTGCCATTGCGGAGATTGTtttgtcatcatcattgatgTCTGCTAGTATGGTCgtttcattatcattatcgTTAGTGCTTAGGCCTTTCAAACTCTTAATTTTAAACTTACTTTGTGAAGATATCAAAGCTTGCattaaatttttgtttggtgATAATGAAGTCCTTGGGGTTTGTAAATTGATGTTTTTAATCGGTGAAGACTGTGCAAAAGATTGAATTGGAGAGATTTGAAGGGGCGAAGAaagtttgtttgttttagGCGATGTGAATTCCGACGGTGGTAATTTGATTGTTAAATCGGGATTAACATTATTCTCTACTTTAATTTGATTTGTGACAAAAGGATTCAGATTAGAAGAAGCATTTGAATTAAATGTACCCTTAGGAGGTGATGGTGGGAATTTGTAAgatctttgatttcctgACGGTACATAATAGTCTGGGTTTTCCTTTAAGTTTGGTTTTAATGGCGTGTGGGATAATGAGAGTGGGTTTGTGGTCTGTGAATTTTGTATATTATCGGATTTTTTAGGAAATAGTGTATTATCGACATTGTTTCTATCATTGCCATTTAATAAGCTTGTTGAgttcaaattattcaaaaactCAGTTGTTGAAATGTCATCtaaatttaaatttgagtAGATGTCATCTTCTTTATAGAGCGGTTTCTTTTCATAAAATTGCACTGGTTCAACACCAGGTATTGACAATTGGGTGTTCTCACCTACACCtacaaatccaaaaatacCCGAGCCACTCAATTGCCTCTTATGGCCTCTCTGAGGCTGTTTACTAGAGTGATCACAATGGGTATGATGTGGGTCATGTGACGGCGCCTCGGATATACCTAAATCCAGAAgaactttttcaatatcatcctCGTTTGattcttgttgttgttgtggttTCATCAAGTGCGCATCAAGGTAATCATTGTCCAAATCATTAATATCATCTTTCAAATAgttttcaaagttgaaactcatattttcattattatcGAGTTGAGTCAAGGGTAAATTTCCATCAATGTCCAATGACATCCCCATCCCCATTCCCGGACCTAAAttcatattcatattcATGTTCAGACCAGGATCAAATCCAATGATATCATCAGGTAGCGGGATGGGTTTAAAGGTCGAACTGTTTTGATTGATGTCTATTTTTAGAGGGTTTTGGTATTTAACATTGTATTGGTTCTTGATTGAAGCGGGAGTTGGAGAGTTCGAGAGGAAAGGATCCAATGAATCCTCTGGCCAACTTAAATCCATTGTTGGTTACTTTTGATTCTATAGCTAACTGTTAGAAAATTGCTCCTTTCTCGCTTTAGTTTTGGATGAATCAATCGGATAGTTATATCTAATATTTGTGATTATCGGATGAAGTGAAAGTTGTAGGTTGTGTATcgttttgaatttgatttatgggtaaaaagaaatagGAGGTCTTGTGGATTGTATGTGTTActttctaaaaaaaaaaaatagtgatGAAAGCAAGTAAATATTACAATGAAGGTAATGAATGAAGTTTAACAGTAAAAAGGCATCAAAGGTAATTCTTAATCAGGTAAAAACCATTAAAATGCTTCTcagttattgaaaatgcaacGAATAAACATCACCATGGCCCATAATATTACCTATAGCggaaaaatataaacaacGCGGCATGAAAAGGCCGCCATTCCCAATGAGGAAATTACTCTTTTAGGAATTTTATTTGTGTATATacttatatatatatttatatatatatatttatattcaTAGAAGTTGCACAGCTATTTATCCATCTTTAATTCAATAAGATGTTTTCTCCATCCACAACTAGGACAACATCACCAGTAACGTGTAAGGCCTTAGTTTTCACAGCAGATAAGAAATGGTTCAAATAGGCCAACTCTAACATCCCAAAATTAGAGTCTGCAATATTATTTACCCCTATAGTCATATGTAGCAATGTTTCTTTCCAATTTACAATTCGAATATCACTATCTACTTCACCTATTACATGACCCCTAAATGGCGACTTTTCTCTCAGTCGTGACACAAGATTTAGTAAAGAATACAGCTCCGTATTTTGGTGGTTGTTTATAACCATGGAGAGGAAGAATTTGGAATAATCATATTTGGGAAGTATTTGTAAATCGCCATTGAAATGAACGTCGACCGAGTGAGTTTTAAAGCTTGACAGTTCATTTTTAAAATAGCTCAATAAAAAAGAGGACTCGTCAACATTATCGAACCTTAAAATAGGTAACAATGATACATGGAAATCATTTGTTTGCACTTTGGAAGCTaggaatttgaagttgGTTGGAAATATAGAATCAATTTCCAAGTCCTTTGGATAAACTTTTACATTCTTTATGAAGGCATTGTAGAATTGTTCTGATGGGTCACCATCTTTACCGTCATCATTCATTTGCTTGATGAGGTCATGGTAGGGCACTGGAGCAGTAAGCGGAGAGCATGGATGGATATTTGGTATTATATAGTTAGAATTGAACTTACCCAACTTTAGcaatttggtatttttcTCCAGAATTTGGTTTGAGATCGACACTGTTTCAGATAACGATTTGAGTGTCAGactattttcaattttgatacGTAGATAACAAGTAGCATAATGTTGGCTATGGCCTAAGGATTCACCCAACGGGAGTAGGTACTTTTGGAATTGCATCAACTCAAAGGGTGAAATGGTACATTAGTGATAACAAACAGGGGTTGATAAGTTATTGAGGGTGAAAAATGTACAAGAAAAGTCGATACAGGACAAGGTgaggcaaaaaaaaaagaaaaaaaaaaaacaaggtGTGATTGTTTAAAGTTTAGAAAGTGAGTATGattatttatatatatttataaaataaatataaacGGAATAATAAATAGTAATGGGAGGGGAAATAATAGtataaaatcaagaaaGGATAACCATCATAGAGGGGTCAATGGGAGAAAAAGGGAAGGCGACATGAGAGAAttacatcaacaacatcttTCTTGGGTCTTCAATCAACTCCTTAACGGTTCTTAAGAAAGTGACAGCCTCTCTACCATCCAACATTCTGTGGTCATAAGTCAATGCAACGTACATCATTGGTCTGGATTCGACCTTTCCATTAACAACGACTGCTCTGTTCTTAATACCGTGCAAACCTAAGACAGCGGTTTGAGGCATGTTAATGATAGGAGTACCAAATAAGGAGCCAAAGACACCACCATTAGAGATGGTGAAGGTACCACCGGTCATATCTTCCAAGGTCAACTTACCGTCTCTAGCCTTCTTACCTAGGTTggaaatttcattttcaatttccaaaattgataAGGATTCTGCGTTTCTGACGATTGGAGTGACCAAACCTTTTGGAGTTGCAACGGCGATTGAAAGATCCATGTAGTCTCTGAAGACCATGGTGTTACCATTTTCGATTGCACCATTGACAGCCGGAATATCCTTAGCTGCCAAAGCGGAAGCACGAGAGAAGGCACCCATAAAACCCATCTTGACACCGGTTTTCTTTACAAACTCGTCCTTGTACAACGATCTCATTTCCATCAATGATGACATATCGATTTCGTTGAAGGTTGTCAAGGAGGCAGCGGTATTTTGTGCTTCCTTTAATCTTTCTGCAATTCTCATTCTCATTCTGTTCATCTTGATTCTTTCCTCGGATCTAGAGAAGTTACCAAATGGATTGATGTGTTCAGGGACATTACCATTGGATGATTTGGAAGCTGCAGCAGGAGAGGATGTTTGCGCCTTCTGAGGAGCTGGTTTTTCGTCCTTCTTTGGTgattcttccttctttggtgattcttccttctttggTGATTCGTCCTTCTTTGGTGCTTCGTCCTTCTTTGGTGCTTCGTCCTTCTTGGCATCCTTAGgagcagcagcagcagcacCTGAAGGTGCTGCACCAGGTTCAATCTTTGCAATTTCCTGGCCAACCGTGACAGTGTCATCTGGAGAAACCAAGAGCTCGGTGATGGTACCTGAGACCGGCGCATTCACCTCAACATCGATCTTGTCGGTCTCAATAGTGGCCAACAACTCGTCCTGGTTGATGTATTCGCCAACATCCTTGGAGAAGGAGGACAAGGTACCTTCGGTGATGGATTCCGCCATCTCGGGCACCTTGACAACCTGTGGCGCCCTCCACGAGGTGGCACAGGAGAATCTCCTAGACTGGAGAGCTGCAACGCCACCAATAACAGGCGCCCTAGTGGCATTGGAGATGGCATTAGACCGGACAACCTTTAAAGTGGATAGGGATCTAACAGTGTTTCCCGTTGCTGTTGGGCTGCCGGAGAGAGTCCTTGCTCTGAATGCGGTTCTGGAGAGTCTGGCAGATGTTCTGAGCATGCTGGTAGTGTCGAGACGTGGCaatgtatgtatatatcgtgtatatatatgtatcgtatgtatatatatatgtatatgtatatatatgtatatatgGATTTATAtctctctccttctctaagaaaaaaaaacactcTTAAAACTGCCTTGTCCGTTTCCCTCTCATTCCGCAGAGACATTTTCCCACTCTCAAATTTgttaacaaaaaaaaacaacctTCAATTTGGCCGTTCCTTCACTAAACGCAGCACACCACACTCTGCCAATCAATAGGAGGGTATCTACAATTCTATTAAAACAACTACTGTTCTTCATCTATACACATCGACACTGTATATACGACTCACTCATACTATCAAAACTCCATCTAACGCTAACATAGTCCACCCCTACCTTTTCCCCTCTTCGATGAAACTCCAATGGTTCCGCCACTGAATAATCGGCTCCGACAAGGCCTTGTAAAACTCATTTTCTTAAAACGGCCTCTGTTTTCGCGCATCCAGAGGAGAAAGTCGTTACAAACTGTTCTGGAATGGCAGTTTCCTCAAGTTCAAAGTCTTCTTCATCCTGTGAACCCCTTGGTATATTGACATTGAGTGCAGTACATCCACTGCTGTAGAGGTAGATTCCATCCATGGATTCCTTAGAGAGGTAAACGTCAACACTCTCACTCTGGTCGACACTCAATACAGGAACGTTTGTGACAATTTGCACCTCGCATCGCTCACACTGTGTAACATCGACACTAGAGATGGCCCGGTCAATAACTAATCCACTCTTGTGACACTTGTTCATGCTGATGGCATTCACCTTACCTGTGATTTGTACAATGACCCCGTCACAATCCCCCATGTAGATGCTCTGGTCCATGGACCCCTCGATCTTGAGGATGCCATCAGTGAAACCGTACTTTGGGAGAATATCCTTGGTCAAACGCACAATCATCCACTTGTTATCAACAAGCTCAAACTGGCTAGGCTTTTGTACAGGCTTGTCGCTAGAACTTGAACCTGCACCAGCATTTGCACCAGCGTCGTTACCGCTGGTGCTGGTACTGTTGCCACTACTGGAAAACTTCTTTGGCTTCTTTGGTGGCATTGGACCACTCTTCCTTCTCAATTCGGGATTCTTGTGTGTCATCTCACTCTTGTCAACCTTACGTAACCCGCTGGTGATTTTCTCTCCCTGGTTCAACTCCTCAAAGACAGCCCCCATGCCTCCACTCTTGACTGCAACCTTATTGGCACCGCCGCCATTGCTACCACCGTTCTTTGCCGCTGCAACTTCGTCGACAAACAAATCTGCAGGCGGTGGAGGTGGAGGTGGAGGAGGCACAGATGATGTACTACCACCAGAACCACCATTGCGAGCTTCCTCATCACCGGTTTTGATGGCATCCTCAAAATCTTGGGATCCTCCCCATGTAATACCAGTGCTATGGAACTCCTTCACATAATCTTTCAAGGCATCGAAAATGCTCAAAAAAGTCTTGACCCATTCAGTACCAACTTTCTCGTCTTCACTGCCCTTAACTTCCTTCAAAATCCGATTGGTCCAGAATTGGGCAGAATCCTTGAATTCCGGTACATACGAAACGGGCGTGTTGACAACGATCCAACCCAACACAGCAACACCCTCACTGACTGCATTTAAATAGTTGAACTTCTCACTGTTTCTATTGCCATCTTTGATACTGATTATCTTCATAATCAACTCATTGATGGGCTTGATAACTAGCTCCTGGAATTTCCCATCTTCAGCATTGAGCTTTTTACTCTTGCTTGCAGCCAACAAGACCCGTCTCTCTCTGTCAATTGCTTCCTTGAACAACTCAGCTTGCTCACCTAATTGACCATCAATCTCTTGTGATAGTTGAACATACGGATCAATCTTCTccttgatgaaattatcaaattcctTGATAGATTTAGGAACTTCTGGTGACACAATTCTAGGTGCAGCCGCAATTGCACTGGAAGGTGCCATTGTGGACTTTGGTGCAGTTGGTTCCACACTTGTTGTAGCTGCCGTTGCATCCACTACCGCTACAGCAGACTTGCTCTCCTGAAAAATCGTAACATCTTCTAATCTCGATGTAGCAGCTTCTAATCTCTTTAATAGTGTGACAAGGTTGTACCCCTGGATGGAGAAATTTCCCTGATCTGACATTCTGTTGTTAGTTAACCTGGTTACACCACTTGAtgcaaaaagaaaaagacTAAATTACtagaaggaaaaacaaaacttgCTCAcattcaaaacaaacaggTGGCAACCCTTTGGATGCAGTCGAGTCACTTCTTGAGCTTTTCGAGCATGCCAAGCCACTCATTCGAAAATAAAGTACAACATATTTTAGCCATTTGCTATTCGCAAATGGAAAACCTTTTCAGTTAAGAATGTATATGTAGgttataaatatatttgCACAATAGAAGTGCAGATCCCCTTCTCAGTATCCAACTGCCAGCATGGAAAAGAGATTTTCCCATAACTTTGCCAAAAGGGACGAAGGTTTACCACCAAGGGAAGTATACCCCTTGCCAGACTATCCAAAGAGAACCCATTTCGAACCATTTATACCATGTGCTAGTTACCAGAATGACCTACCAATAGCCTTAGATTTTGGTAAGACTAATGTACGTATCGGTGTCGCTGGTATGGATGATCCCTATATGCAATTCCCAACATTGTATTCTCGTTACAGGGATCGGACTCTGAATAGAAGTTCAACTTTTATTGGTTATGATATCTTTGTGGAATCAACCATAAAgtcatcaatgaaaaacCCATTCGATGGCCAAATGTTGACTAACTGGGAGGCAACGGAGAAGATCTTGGATTATTCATTTCTACATTTGGGTGTTACTCCAAATAACGAGTGTGTTCCTAACCCTATTGTAATGAATGAAAGTTTAGCAACTCCTCTATCACAAAGGGAGAATTTATCACAGCTCTTGTTTGAAACATACCAAATTCCCTCATTGGCGTTTGGTGTTGATTCCTTATTCagtttttatcaaaacaacGGTAAATCAGGCCTAGTTTTAGGTACAAATCATGAGGCCAGTTATGTTATACCGGTATCAAATGAAAAGCCTATGGTTGACATATCAAAGAGAATCAATATTGGAGGTCATCAGTTATATGACTTTATGAGAAGctcaatcaatttgaagTATCCTTATTTTCCAACACGTCTAAATGATTGGCAAGTCCAATCATTGGTTAACCAATATTGCTTTGTATCTAAAGATTTCAATAGTGAGATTAAACAATGTCTGGATTTAGATTACCTTGAAAAACATGATATTACAATTGAGGCTCCATTTAATGAAGTAttgaaagaggaaaaaactGAAGAGCAAATTAGAATGGAGGAAATCAAACGAAAGgagaatatcaaaaaattacaaGACCAAGCAAAGATCAAGAGACAAGAAAAGTTAAAATTGAAGCAGaaagattttgaatattattCTAAAATTAAGTTgtcttttcaaaacatgAGCAAAAAGGAAGTTTTAAATATCATAAGGGAGGCCGGATTCGATGACGAATCTGACTTAGATAAATATTTATCGAACTTggaaaaacaattgaaaaaagcCAAGTTATTGGAGATGGACGATGAAGACGGAAATGGGAGTGAGAATGACAACGAGTCAAACAAATATGATTTCTCCATATTAGATAAACCAAATTCAGAATTAACACAAGAGGAACAAAGGGAGAAACGTAGGCTAAGATTGATTAAATCCGGTATGGAGGCAAAGGAACGTGCaaagcaagaaaaagaagaagctatTAGAGAAGCTGAAGAATTGCGCAAGCGTGATATTGAATTCAGGGAGAATGACTTGGATGGTTGGATTGTCGAAAAACGTAAGTTGCTTAATAATGTTGTTCAGAGACGTAAGGATAGGATCAAATTAAAGGAAGAATTAGGCGATCGTAAATCCCGTGCCTCACAACAAAGAATGAAGAATATTGCCTCGCTGGCTGACGACGGTCCGGCCACTAACTCTGAAGGCTCTTCGAATGCTTCAAATAAACGACGCCGTCACGAAGCAACTATTGATAATGACCCAAATGATACATTCGGTGCCAACGATGAAGACTGGGCAATTTATAGAGATATTGCAGGAGTAGACGATGAAGAACTATCTGCtgaagaacttgaagagaTTTATACAATTGAGAAGCAACTATTAGAGTTTGATCCTAATTTTACAATCGATGATACTCAAGAACGTCAATTTAATTATAAAACTTCAATCATCCATAAGTTTCTAAGAGGTCCAAGAGAGTTTGACAACGAAGATCAACATCAACTACACCAGTTCCACCtaaatgttgaaagaattagaaTACCTGAACTTTTATTCCAACCTTCAATCACAGGAGTTGATCAAGCAGGTGTAGTTGAAGTTATGGAGGATACAATCCTAAGGAGACTACCACAAGAACTAGGGTTCTCGGGTGATATTTCTAGTTGCGATCAAATTAAGAACATCTATAGTGATATTTTTATCACAGGCGGTTGCGcattgtttgaaaacatccaaGATAGGATTAGGAACGAATTACGTTGTAGTTTACCTACTGATCtaaatttcaatattagAGTTGCAAATGACCCTATATTGGATGCATGGAGGGGGATGTCCAAATGGGCCTATAATCAATACAATTCTAATAATTTGGAAAGTTTCTGGTCTAGGAAACAGTATGAGGAACAAGGAGTTGGCTATATGGCTGAACACGGATTTGGTTGTGTTAAATTAATTTGATTGGTGTTGCTGTCTATATATATTGGCAACAAGAAGGTTGTCTCTcagttttgataaatattaagtttttatatattatataGAAAGTTACACTAAATCTTTTAAcctattttcttcaaacacCTTTTGGTTTTTTAACATCTTATATTATACTGGATTTTGTCTGAcatcatttcttttcttccaacttctcaattttcttctcaatATCAACTTTTCTTGGATCAATTCCCTTCTTTTGTAAGTTGACCTTGATGGAATGTTTCataatttctttatcttcttctgccTCAAATTTGGCAAAATCATCGGAAATCAAACCTTCCTTCAATGCTTCTTCTCTGGccatcttctccttttcaaatGCGCCTGCCTTTGACTTATCAAATGGTGATGGTCCTAATTTCTTAAATTTAGCAACGAAGAACCCATCAACATTGTAAACATGAGGATAGTATCTCTTTGATAGTTTAACACTTGGGTCAAATTTTTTACCTCTGAAACTAGTAAATCCATCTTTACCAATAGTCAATCCCGTGTCAATCAATTTTACGTTTGGTCTTTTACGCAATGCATAATCAATAACAGCttcattctcttcaacCATAACAGAACATGTAGAATAAACAATAATACCACCATTGGTTGAAGTATGATCGACAGAATCAATTGCACTTAGTAATAGCTGCTTTTGCAAATGTGgaatttcaatgaaatcTTTAGGCGTACGACTCGTTTTGACACTTTGATCCTTACCAATAACACCTGTACCCGAACATGGTGCATCTAATAAGATTCTGTCAAATCCTCCAATAACTTTTGGAAATTCTCTTGCATCGTAGTTACAAACAATTGTATTCGAACAGTTTAAACGGTGAATGTTAGCAATTAACGATTTTGTACGTGCTTTATTTGCATCATTAGCAAAAATACAACCGgtatttttcatcaatgcTGATATGTAGGTGGTTTTACCACCTGGCGCAGCTGCCATATCCAAAACCctctcattttcttgtgGATCCAATGCCATAACTGGTAAGAAAGAAGATGCCGCTTGTAATATATATTGACCACTTAAGTATTCAGGAGTTGCACCAATTGGTACTTGAGAGTCAAAAATCTGTAAACCAACTTTTGTCCATGGACCAATTGGTTGTAAGTTTACACCTCTGTTGACCAATGCTTGTGCCAAGTTTCTTCTAGTTGTCAAGAGAGTATTTGTACGGATTGTAACTGGACGATGAATTTCATTTGCTTCAAAAAATTCTAACGCTTCACTTGGGGAGAATAAATTGAATAGTTTCTCAGCTAAAAATGGGGTATATCCAAAATATTCACAAATATCTTTGATTAATTGATCGATATATTCACTACGGCTACGTCCTTCTTCAGccaattctttgaaattttccaaaaccTTAACAATTTCAAGCATCCTAGTTCTAACAAATGTAAGATCAATAGCGCCGTCCTTTGTTTGGGCTGCTGGatcttcttcaccttctGCAGGCAAAATTTTTGCTCTTGGCTGAACTTGGTTAACACCTAATAATTCTTCTTGTGCTTCTAAATCTTCTTGTTCCTTCTCCAAATCAAGTTGTTTAGAATATTCCTCCATATTTGCAGCGTTGaccttttcaatatcacCATCACTTTCGTCATCCGAAAACATTGGTCTTTCATgaacttcatcatcatcatcaatatcttcaccatcaacatcgaattcatcatctaaaTCATCAAGAGTCTCAAGTTTTtcctcaacttcttcttctgattcatcatcaaaaagtGATTTCCTTGCTGCTGACAATTCTTCATAATTGACTTCTGGTATGTCCTCTGCTATTTCGGTAATATCTTCTGattc
Encoded proteins:
- a CDS encoding uncharacterized protein (PKUD0D06380; similar to Saccharomyces cerevisiae YDR146C (SWI5) and YLR131C (ACE2); ancestral locus Anc_8.326), producing the protein MDLSWPEDSLDPFLSNSPTPASIKNQYNVKYQNPLKIDINQNSSTFKPIPLPDDIIGFDPGLNMNMNMNLGPGMGMGMSLDIDGNLPLTQLDNNENMSFNFENYLKDDINDLDNDYLDAHLMKPQQQQESNEDDIEKVLLDLGISEAPSHDPHHTHCDHSSKQPQRGHKRQLSGSGIFGFVGVGENTQLSIPGVEPVQFYEKKPLYKEDDIYSNLNLDDISTTEFLNNLNSTSLLNGNDRNNVDNTLFPKKSDNIQNSQTTNPLSLSHTPLKPNLKENPDYYVPSGNQRSYKFPPSPPKGTFNSNASSNLNPFVTNQIKVENNVNPDLTIKLPPSEFTSPKTNKLSSPLQISPIQSFAQSSPIKNINLQTPRTSLSPNKNLMQALISSQSKFKIKSLKGLSTNDNDNETTILADINDDDKTISAMATPSKKINFSNDALVTPTKKKSQLPQPTHLTGSPKLELLRQQNVLKCSKRPIVRKKPTIKSTLEAGTLDKYFEGPDEEGKFTCKFFEEDIQCFCNRKFTRISNTRAHIQTHLSDRPFVCDVCGKGFVRNHDLGRHKKGHSGPQNICPCGKKFPRIDALKRHRQRNICIGGIDREGVTKPENKNTKTNSKKLNDHSRTQKLLSNLNDDLKNNLDSKNHKNVQIPENPDQQYHGIVTPPHQQVPPPQPPLGQPMGLFSENNEKNVDLMSLNQISVVQDSFFNLNENLEI
- a CDS encoding uncharacterized protein (PKUD0D06390), whose translation is MQFQKYLLPLGESLGHSQHYATCYLRIKIENSLTLKSLSETVSISNQILEKNTKLLKLGKFNSNYIIPNIHPCSPLTAPVPYHDLIKQMNDDGKDGDPSEQFYNAFIKNVKVYPKDLEIDSIFPTNFKFLASKVQTNDFHVSLLPILRFDNVDESSFLLSYFKNELSSFKTHSVDVHFNGDLQILPKYDYSKFFLSMVINNHQNTELYSLLNLVSRLREKSPFRGHVIGEVDSDIRIVNWKETLLHMTIGVNNIADSNFGMLELAYLNHFLSAVKTKALHVTGDVVLVVDGENILLN
- a CDS encoding uncharacterized protein (PKUD0D06400; similar to Saccharomyces cerevisiae YDR148C (KGD2); ancestral locus Anc_8.329): MLRTSARLSRTAFRARTLSGSPTATGNTVRSLSTLKVVRSNAISNATRAPVIGGVAALQSRRFSCATSWRAPQVVKVPEMAESITEGTLSSFSKDVGEYINQDELLATIETDKIDVEVNAPVSGTITELLVSPDDTVTVGQEIAKIEPGAAPSGAAAAAPKDAKKDEAPKKDEAPKKDESPKKEESPKKEESPKKDEKPAPQKAQTSSPAAASKSSNGNVPEHINPFGNFSRSEERIKMNRMRMRIAERLKEAQNTAASLTTFNEIDMSSLMEMRSLYKDEFVKKTGVKMGFMGAFSRASALAAKDIPAVNGAIENGNTMVFRDYMDLSIAVATPKGLVTPIVRNAESLSILEIENEISNLGKKARDGKLTLEDMTGGTFTISNGGVFGSLFGTPIINMPQTAVLGLHGIKNRAVVVNGKVESRPMMYVALTYDHRMLDGREAVTFLRTVKELIEDPRKMLLM
- a CDS encoding uncharacterized protein (PKUD0D06410; similar to Saccharomyces cerevisiae YNL138W (SRV2); ancestral locus Anc_2.128), with the protein product MSDQGNFSIQGYNLVTLLKRLEAATSRLEDVTIFQESKSAVAVVDATAATTSVEPTAPKSTMAPSSAIAAAPRIVSPEVPKSIKEFDNFIKEKIDPYVQLSQEIDGQLGEQAELFKEAIDRERRVLLAASKSKKLNAEDGKFQELVIKPINELIMKIISIKDGNRNSEKFNYLNAVSEGVAVLGWIVVNTPVSYVPEFKDSAQFWTNRILKEVKGSEDEKVGTEWVKTFLSIFDALKDYVKEFHSTGITWGGSQDFEDAIKTGDEEARNGGSGGSTSSVPPPPPPPPPADLFVDEVAAAKNGGSNGGGANKVAVKSGGMGAVFEELNQGEKITSGLRKVDKSEMTHKNPELRRKSGPMPPKKPKKFSSSGNSTSTSGNDAGANAGAGSSSSDKPVQKPSQFELVDNKWMIVRLTKDILPKYGFTDGILKIEGSMDQSIYMGDCDGVIVQITGKVNAISMNKCHKSGLVIDRAISSVDVTQCERCEVQIVTNVPVLSVDQSESVDVYLSKESMDGIYLYSSGCTALNVNIPRGSQDEEDFELEETAIPEQFVTTFSSGCAKTEAVLRK
- a CDS encoding uncharacterized protein (PKUD0D06420; similar to Saccharomyces cerevisiae YNL059C (ARP5); ancestral locus Anc_2.248), which produces MEKRFSHNFAKRDEGLPPREVYPLPDYPKRTHFEPFIPCASYQNDLPIALDFGKTNVRIGVAGMDDPYMQFPTLYSRYRDRTLNRSSTFIGYDIFVESTIKSSMKNPFDGQMLTNWEATEKILDYSFLHLGVTPNNECVPNPIVMNESLATPLSQRENLSQLLFETYQIPSLAFGVDSLFSFYQNNGKSGLVLGTNHEASYVIPVSNEKPMVDISKRINIGGHQLYDFMRSSINLKYPYFPTRLNDWQVQSLVNQYCFVSKDFNSEIKQCLDLDYLEKHDITIEAPFNEVLKEEKTEEQIRMEEIKRKENIKKLQDQAKIKRQEKLKLKQKDFEYYSKIKLSFQNMSKKEVLNIIREAGFDDESDLDKYLSNLEKQLKKAKLLEMDDEDGNGSENDNESNKYDFSILDKPNSELTQEEQREKRRLRLIKSGMEAKERAKQEKEEAIREAEELRKRDIEFRENDLDGWIVEKRKLLNNVVQRRKDRIKLKEELGDRKSRASQQRMKNIASLADDGPATNSEGSSNASNKRRRHEATIDNDPNDTFGANDEDWAIYRDIAGVDDEELSAEELEEIYTIEKQLLEFDPNFTIDDTQERQFNYKTSIIHKFLRGPREFDNEDQHQLHQFHLNVERIRIPELLFQPSITGVDQAGVVEVMEDTILRRLPQELGFSGDISSCDQIKNIYSDIFITGGCALFENIQDRIRNELRCSLPTDLNFNIRVANDPILDAWRGMSKWAYNQYNSNNLESFWSRKQYEEQGVGYMAEHGFGCVKLI